Proteins co-encoded in one Lysobacter solisilvae genomic window:
- a CDS encoding type II toxin-antitoxin system TacA family antitoxin has protein sequence MHANSTDRGRITARVTAYAQQLIEQAAQMTATTTNQFVAQAALREAERVIEEHSTIHLSIRDAQRFLDAIDNPQPIPDRLAASLRNHLEARQHDTGSRPSSIRWNPKPR, from the coding sequence ATGCACGCGAACAGTACCGACCGGGGGCGCATTACAGCCCGCGTAACGGCCTACGCGCAGCAGTTGATTGAACAGGCAGCACAAATGACGGCCACGACGACAAACCAGTTCGTCGCCCAGGCTGCGCTGAGAGAAGCCGAGCGGGTCATCGAAGAGCATTCGACCATCCACCTGAGCATCAGGGACGCACAACGCTTCCTTGATGCCATCGACAATCCACAGCCCATCCCAGACCGTCTTGCTGCCTCCCTAAGAAACCATCTGGAGGCAAGACAACATGACACTGGAAGTAGACCTAGTTCCATTCGCTGGAACCCCAAGCCGCGCTGA